From a single Rosa rugosa chromosome 7, drRosRugo1.1, whole genome shotgun sequence genomic region:
- the LOC133721070 gene encoding actin-depolymerizing factor 2-like has protein sequence MANAASGMAVHDECKLKFLELKTKRTYRSIVYKIEEKQKQVIVEATGDPTQTYESFTDSLPSDECRYAVFDFDFLTPEGVPKSRIFFIAWSPDTSRVRNKMIYASSKDRFKRELDGIQIELQATDPSEIGLDVIKSRAS, from the exons ATG GCCAATGCAGCATCTGGTATGGCTGTGCACGATGAGTGCAAATTGAAGTTTCTGGAGCTCAAGACAAAGAGGACCTACCGATCAATAGTGTACAAGATCGAGGAGAAGCAAAAGCAAGTTATTGTGGAAGCAACTGGGGATCCAACACAAACCTATGAGAGTTTCACAGATAGCCTTCCTTCTGATGAATGCCGTTATGCTGTTTTTGATTTCGATTTTCTTACGCCAGAGGGTGTCCCAAAAAGCAGGATATTCTTCATTGCCTG GTCTCCTGATACATCAAGGGTGAGAAACAAGATGATCTATGCAAGCTCAAAGGACAGATTCAAGAGAGAGCTTGATGGAATTCAGATCGAGTTGCAGGCGACTGATCCATCTGAGATTGGCCTTGATGTCATTAAGAGCCGTGCCAGCTAA